A genomic stretch from Pontivivens ytuae includes:
- a CDS encoding GNAT family N-acetyltransferase, translating to MNRSIETARLTMTPHGAADFNDLWALWRDPMVVANIAGAPIKRSDARARLLRRVGEWALEGWGFWAVRRKEDGAYLGEVGFLNAMRELDPPLPDMPEAGWVFNETGRGQGYAREAVGAMLAWADAHPAFDATCAMIAADNERSLKLAGEMGYDIAYRSTFNGDPVEVLTRPRRGLARSGDL from the coding sequence ATGAACCGGAGCATCGAGACGGCACGGCTCACGATGACGCCGCATGGCGCGGCTGATTTTAACGACCTCTGGGCGCTGTGGCGCGATCCGATGGTGGTGGCCAACATCGCGGGCGCGCCGATCAAGCGCTCGGACGCCCGCGCTCGCCTGCTGCGCCGGGTCGGCGAGTGGGCGCTGGAGGGCTGGGGCTTCTGGGCCGTGCGGCGCAAGGAGGACGGCGCGTATCTCGGCGAGGTCGGCTTCCTCAACGCCATGCGCGAGCTCGACCCGCCGCTGCCCGACATGCCGGAGGCAGGCTGGGTCTTCAACGAGACGGGCCGCGGGCAGGGCTACGCGCGGGAGGCGGTGGGCGCGATGCTCGCCTGGGCCGATGCGCATCCGGCCTTCGACGCCACCTGCGCGATGATCGCCGCCGACAACGAACGCTCGCTGAAGCTGGCGGGCGAGATGGGATACGACATCGCCTACCGCTCTACCTTCAACGGCGATCCGGTCGAGGTGCTGACCCGCCCGCGCCGCGGACTTGCGCGGTCGGGGGACTTATGA
- a CDS encoding DUF6882 domain-containing protein — protein sequence MFKTILSTLGLATAATAVPAEGGRTGAPELPTDYETLLTMAGNHVAAQQSAHSGAWRMDEARRFDVDPAAGRISWFFDDGTEASAPVQLVGTWNPQDETFLWGWDHPSAPPGTAQAVKNYADANGIAGLQTSQIACDFDACWRIAGTASLIGDLQGLYRFEESPGGAWVYVGFADVTLKKS from the coding sequence ATGTTCAAGACGATCCTCTCGACCCTGGGCCTCGCCACAGCGGCAACCGCAGTACCCGCCGAGGGCGGGCGGACCGGAGCACCGGAGCTGCCGACCGACTACGAGACGCTCCTGACAATGGCCGGCAACCACGTCGCCGCACAACAGAGCGCCCATAGCGGCGCGTGGCGCATGGATGAGGCGCGGCGGTTCGACGTAGACCCCGCCGCCGGCCGGATCTCCTGGTTCTTCGACGACGGGACGGAGGCATCAGCCCCGGTCCAGCTCGTCGGGACCTGGAACCCGCAGGACGAGACCTTCCTCTGGGGTTGGGACCACCCCTCCGCCCCGCCGGGCACCGCGCAGGCGGTGAAGAACTACGCCGACGCCAACGGCATTGCCGGGCTTCAAACCTCGCAGATCGCCTGTGATTTCGACGCCTGCTGGCGGATCGCCGGGACCGCGTCGCTGATCGGCGACCTGCAGGGCCTCTACCGGTTCGAGGAGAGCCCGGGTGGCGCTTGGGTCTATGTCGGCTTCGCCGATGTCACGCTCAAGAAATCCTGA
- a CDS encoding AMP-binding protein: MSTIPPSLPDTTLVPDLGSWAAMRDAFHWPTPARYNIAEQACERWARVTPERRAMTYLRPDGELRDYTYIQLSRASSRLANAFAARGVVRGDRIAVLLPQTPETVLTHLAAYKLGAVAVPLFTLFGEDGLKYRIGHSGAKVVVTDRINLPKLLAIRDELPELDFIYSIDEREAGTFGFWQELGKAADACPVAETSLTDPAFISYTSGTTGPPKGALHGHKVLLGHLPGVETHHEWLPQPGDCLWTPADWAWMGGLTNVMLPALTLGVPLIAHRMAKFDPDHAFWLMERLGVRNVFLPPTALKLMRQSTGQASLRTVGSGGEALGADLLAWGRERLGTDINEFYGQTECNLVLGNMASMDAPRPGSTGRAVPGHEVAILGPDGPLPPGEEGEIAVRRPDPAMFLEYWKNPDKTMEKFRGPWMLTGDVARMDEDGFVYFSSRTDDVITSSGYRIGPSEIEECLAGDPDVTMAGVIGVPDPVRTEAVQAYVVLREGAAAEGKADALIARVRERISPHVAPRAVIFVEDLPMTATGKIMRRELRDRAHTRG, translated from the coding sequence GTGAGCACGATACCCCCCAGCCTGCCCGACACCACCCTGGTCCCCGATCTGGGGAGCTGGGCCGCGATGCGCGACGCCTTCCATTGGCCGACGCCCGCCCGCTACAACATCGCCGAACAGGCCTGCGAGCGCTGGGCCCGGGTGACGCCTGAGCGGCGGGCGATGACCTATCTGCGGCCCGATGGAGAGCTGCGGGACTACACCTACATCCAGCTTTCACGGGCGTCGTCGCGGCTCGCCAACGCCTTCGCCGCGCGGGGCGTCGTGCGCGGCGACCGGATTGCCGTGCTGCTACCGCAAACGCCGGAGACGGTGCTGACGCATCTCGCCGCCTACAAGCTGGGGGCGGTGGCGGTGCCGCTCTTCACACTTTTCGGCGAGGACGGGCTGAAGTACCGGATCGGGCATTCCGGCGCGAAGGTCGTCGTGACCGACCGGATCAACCTGCCGAAGCTGCTCGCGATCCGCGACGAGTTGCCGGAGCTCGATTTCATCTACTCCATCGATGAGCGGGAGGCGGGCACCTTCGGCTTCTGGCAGGAGCTCGGCAAAGCCGCCGATGCCTGCCCAGTGGCGGAGACGTCGCTGACCGATCCCGCCTTCATCTCCTACACCTCCGGCACGACCGGGCCGCCCAAGGGGGCGCTGCACGGGCATAAGGTGCTACTTGGCCACCTGCCAGGGGTGGAGACCCATCACGAGTGGTTGCCGCAGCCGGGCGACTGCCTCTGGACGCCGGCCGACTGGGCCTGGATGGGAGGGCTGACCAACGTCATGTTGCCGGCGCTGACCCTCGGCGTGCCGCTGATCGCGCACCGGATGGCGAAGTTCGACCCCGACCACGCCTTCTGGCTGATGGAGCGGCTGGGCGTGCGCAACGTCTTCCTGCCGCCCACGGCGCTGAAGCTGATGCGGCAGAGCACGGGGCAGGCAAGCTTGCGCACCGTCGGATCGGGCGGCGAGGCGCTGGGCGCCGACCTCCTCGCCTGGGGGCGGGAGCGGCTGGGCACCGACATCAACGAGTTCTACGGACAGACCGAGTGCAACCTGGTGCTCGGCAATATGGCCTCGATGGACGCGCCGCGGCCGGGCTCCACCGGGCGGGCCGTGCCGGGGCACGAGGTGGCGATCCTGGGCCCGGACGGCCCGCTGCCGCCGGGCGAGGAGGGCGAGATCGCGGTGCGTCGTCCGGACCCGGCGATGTTCCTCGAGTACTGGAAGAACCCCGACAAGACGATGGAGAAGTTCCGCGGCCCCTGGATGCTGACTGGAGACGTGGCGCGGATGGATGAGGACGGCTTCGTCTACTTCTCCTCCCGGACGGACGATGTGATCACATCGTCGGGCTACCGCATCGGGCCGAGCGAGATCGAGGAGTGCCTCGCCGGCGATCCAGACGTGACCATGGCCGGTGTGATCGGCGTGCCCGACCCGGTGCGCACGGAAGCGGTGCAGGCCTACGTGGTGTTGCGCGAGGGGGCGGCGGCAGAGGGCAAGGCGGACGCGCTGATCGCCCGGGTGCGCGAGCGGATCAGCCCGCATGTCGCTCCGCGCGCCGTGATCTTCGTAGAGGATCTGCCGATGACGGCAACCGGCAAGATCATGCGGCGCGAGCTGCGTGACCGGGCGCACACGCGGGGATGA